The Enterococcus rotai genome includes a window with the following:
- the hisE gene encoding phosphoribosyl-ATP diphosphatase, whose translation MLETLYEEIRARKETPKEGSYTNYLFDQGLDKILKKVGEEATEVIIAAKNNQTELVSETSDLIYHMLVLLVEQNISPDEIKAELTKREGKLSKTTERKQIDTL comes from the coding sequence ATGCTTGAAACACTCTATGAAGAAATCCGCGCGCGCAAAGAAACGCCAAAAGAAGGCTCCTATACAAATTATCTATTTGATCAAGGGCTAGATAAGATTTTAAAAAAGGTTGGTGAAGAGGCAACAGAAGTGATCATTGCCGCAAAAAATAACCAAACAGAACTTGTTTCTGAAACATCTGATCTGATTTATCATATGTTAGTCTTACTCGTTGAACAAAACATTTCACCAGACGAAATCAAAGCAGAATTAACGAAGCGTGAAGGGAAACTAAGTAAAACCACCGAGCGGAAACAAATTGATACGCTTTAA
- a CDS encoding Gfo/Idh/MocA family protein — protein sequence MIHLGIIGTNWISHQFVKAALETNRYDLTAVYSRKLETAQKFGEEYGDVEYATDLKTFFGIAHMDTVYIASPNSLHFEQAKQGILAGKNIIVEKPAFSTPEEMNEIIELANQQKVFFFEAARNIHEKSFKKIADLLPLKNQIIGANFTYMKYSSRYDQVLDGQEPNIFSPHFSGGAMADLGVYLVYAAVGWFGMPNESHYFARKIPTAVDGIGTAILRYDLFDVTLQTGKNADSFLDSEIYFDGGTLILDSVNAISKAEYHDRNHQERDIISVTTEENPMIEEANDFADILENPNDSTMGVRYEEWVELSRNVNKVLTSLRKSAGIVFDADKA from the coding sequence ATGATTCACTTAGGTATTATTGGAACAAACTGGATTAGTCATCAATTTGTCAAAGCAGCGTTGGAAACAAACCGCTATGATTTGACAGCAGTCTATTCACGCAAGTTAGAAACAGCTCAAAAATTTGGTGAAGAGTATGGTGATGTTGAATATGCAACGGATTTAAAAACATTTTTCGGGATTGCTCATATGGATACGGTTTATATCGCGTCACCGAATTCACTCCATTTTGAACAGGCGAAACAAGGCATTTTAGCTGGCAAAAATATTATTGTTGAAAAACCAGCTTTCTCAACACCGGAAGAAATGAACGAAATTATTGAGTTGGCTAATCAGCAAAAAGTCTTCTTTTTTGAAGCTGCTCGTAATATCCATGAGAAAAGTTTCAAAAAAATTGCTGACCTATTGCCTTTAAAAAATCAAATTATAGGTGCAAATTTCACCTATATGAAATATTCTTCACGCTACGACCAAGTGTTGGATGGTCAAGAACCAAATATTTTTTCACCTCATTTTTCAGGTGGGGCTATGGCGGATTTAGGTGTCTATTTAGTCTATGCCGCAGTGGGTTGGTTCGGTATGCCAAATGAAAGTCATTATTTTGCACGAAAAATCCCAACAGCTGTTGATGGAATTGGCACAGCGATTTTAAGATATGATTTATTTGATGTAACGTTACAAACAGGAAAAAATGCAGATTCCTTCTTAGATTCTGAAATTTATTTTGATGGCGGTACGTTGATCTTAGATAGTGTCAATGCGATTTCAAAAGCTGAATATCACGATCGCAACCATCAAGAACGTGATATCATCTCTGTTACGACCGAAGAAAATCCAATGATCGAAGAAGCCAATGATTTTGCTGATATCTTAGAAAATCCTAACGATTCGACAATGGGTGTGCGTTACGAGGAGTGGGTCGAGTTATCACGCAACGTAAATAAAGTATTAACAAGTTTAAGAAAAAGTGCTGGCATCGTTTTTGATGCGGACAAAGCATAA
- a CDS encoding DUF4828 domain-containing protein: MKKHWSLFLGASLITGIAGSLFLKKQQEKQQADSDIPTLYKSYLGSWWFVNKVKATQHTLKIEDDLQIIIDGKKLSYMLVELTTKRLVAQDEYGYHLIVQCLNDKPASLYDEADDATYVLEATNSFDCPTEN; the protein is encoded by the coding sequence ATGAAAAAACATTGGTCATTATTTTTAGGTGCATCACTTATTACGGGGATTGCCGGCTCATTGTTCTTAAAAAAACAACAAGAAAAACAGCAGGCTGATTCAGATATTCCTACTTTATATAAGAGTTATTTGGGCAGTTGGTGGTTCGTTAATAAAGTCAAAGCCACCCAACATACCTTAAAGATCGAAGATGATTTGCAAATCATTATCGATGGTAAAAAATTAAGTTACATGTTAGTTGAATTAACAACTAAACGCTTAGTCGCCCAAGATGAATATGGCTATCATTTAATTGTTCAATGTCTAAATGATAAACCTGCTTCGTTATACGATGAAGCAGATGATGCTACTTATGTTTTAGAAGCAACCAATTCTTTTGATTGCCCAACTGAAAACTAA
- a CDS encoding DEAD/DEAH box helicase produces MTFINHLPEALQEHWQASGFSEPSMIQEKSFHPLQEKENVLGISPTGSGKTLAYVLPLLLNVEKDQGSQLLILAPSQELAVQISQVVRDWATLLQLKTQSLIGGANVGRQIEKLKKKPEILVGTPGRVLELIKTKKIKSHLLKTVVLDEVDQLFHDKELNLTKQILTSAPTEFQLVFYSATADRVVEEAQKLTDQLTIIDVTNEDQSSGVVNHYFMALSSRKKSDYLRSLAYTPDFRAMVFFNQVADLGSVEEKLIYEGLTVVGLASDQNKTLRKLAIDQFSKKRAVMLLTTDIAARGLDFEAIPFVVNAEVPLSEESYIHRAGRVGRMGAAGSVITFVNDATKRDYQRLMKKIELPSKEIFLYDGAIHLNRKEKSTVEEKHSNTKLPHKKDPVTTQQPSKQTAKPKKRPKSNKNKGARRKPSQPEA; encoded by the coding sequence ATGACATTTATCAACCATTTACCAGAAGCCTTGCAAGAACATTGGCAGGCTTCTGGTTTTAGCGAGCCATCGATGATTCAAGAAAAGAGTTTCCATCCTTTGCAAGAAAAGGAAAACGTCTTGGGGATTTCACCAACTGGATCAGGAAAAACGTTGGCGTATGTCTTACCATTACTTTTAAATGTAGAAAAAGACCAAGGTAGCCAACTGTTGATTTTAGCACCTTCACAAGAATTAGCTGTGCAGATCAGCCAAGTTGTACGGGATTGGGCAACACTTCTGCAATTAAAAACTCAAAGTCTGATCGGCGGAGCCAACGTTGGTCGACAAATCGAGAAACTAAAAAAGAAACCAGAAATTTTAGTCGGAACACCAGGCCGCGTACTAGAATTGATCAAAACCAAAAAAATCAAAAGCCATTTGCTAAAGACAGTTGTGCTGGATGAAGTCGATCAACTCTTTCATGATAAAGAATTGAATTTAACCAAACAAATTTTGACAAGTGCACCAACAGAGTTTCAGCTTGTCTTTTACTCAGCGACTGCAGATCGAGTGGTAGAAGAAGCACAAAAATTAACAGATCAATTGACGATTATCGATGTAACAAATGAAGATCAGTCAAGTGGCGTCGTCAATCACTATTTTATGGCTTTATCATCTAGAAAGAAAAGTGACTATTTAAGAAGTTTGGCTTATACACCAGATTTTCGAGCTATGGTTTTCTTCAATCAAGTTGCTGATTTGGGCTCGGTTGAAGAAAAACTGATTTATGAAGGATTAACAGTGGTTGGACTTGCTTCCGATCAAAATAAAACATTACGGAAATTGGCGATCGATCAATTTTCTAAAAAAAGAGCTGTAATGCTTTTAACAACGGATATCGCGGCAAGAGGCTTGGATTTTGAAGCTATTCCATTTGTTGTGAATGCCGAAGTTCCTTTATCGGAAGAAAGCTATATCCATCGTGCAGGACGTGTTGGAAGAATGGGAGCAGCGGGCTCTGTCATTACCTTTGTTAATGATGCGACGAAGAGAGATTATCAACGATTGATGAAAAAAATCGAACTTCCTTCTAAGGAAATTTTTCTATACGATGGTGCAATCCATCTGAACAGAAAAGAAAAAAGTACAGTCGAAGAAAAACACTCAAACACAAAATTACCGCACAAAAAAGACCCAGTAACCACACAACAACCAAGCAAACAGACGGCTAAACCTAAAAAAAGGCCAAAAAGCAATAAAAACAAAGGGGCTAGACGGAAACCGTCTCAACCTGAAGCATAG
- the sfsA gene encoding DNA/RNA nuclease SfsA, with product MTYPNVYLAHFIDRPNRFIAQCRLQETGEIVTVHVKNTGRCKELFHPEVEVALSYQPSPKRKTEYDLIAVKKNDAWFNIDSQVPNTLAAQAIQAGTIILPGLNGEIISVKREKRFAHSQFDILVETNTGHQAFVEVKGMTLENHGVGAFPDAPTLRGLKHVTELIEATKEGYQSYVLFVVQFEKVEIATIHTAMQPALAEMILSGQKQGLSVIAYNCSVTPDTIAIEHQVPFDVAKTFEDPNSER from the coding sequence ATTACATATCCCAACGTGTATTTAGCGCATTTTATTGATAGGCCAAATCGTTTTATTGCACAGTGTCGTTTACAAGAGACCGGTGAAATAGTAACGGTTCACGTAAAAAATACTGGCCGCTGTAAAGAACTATTTCATCCAGAAGTTGAAGTTGCTTTATCTTATCAGCCTTCTCCAAAGAGAAAAACAGAGTATGATCTAATTGCGGTAAAAAAAAATGATGCATGGTTTAATATCGATAGTCAAGTTCCAAATACACTGGCAGCTCAGGCAATTCAAGCTGGGACCATCATTTTACCAGGCTTAAATGGCGAAATTATTTCGGTAAAAAGAGAAAAGCGTTTTGCCCATTCACAGTTTGACATATTAGTAGAAACGAATACCGGCCATCAAGCTTTTGTTGAAGTGAAGGGGATGACCTTAGAAAATCACGGAGTAGGGGCCTTTCCTGATGCACCAACGTTACGTGGCTTAAAACATGTAACGGAATTGATCGAAGCCACAAAAGAGGGGTATCAAAGCTATGTATTGTTTGTTGTTCAATTTGAAAAAGTTGAAATAGCAACGATCCATACAGCGATGCAGCCAGCTTTAGCAGAAATGATTTTATCAGGACAAAAACAAGGGTTAAGCGTCATTGCTTACAATTGTAGTGTCACTCCTGATACAATAGCAATAGAACATCAGGTACCGTTTGATGTTGCCAAAACGTTTGAAGATCCAAATTCAGAAAGGTGA